A section of the Arabiibacter massiliensis genome encodes:
- the rpmD gene encoding 50S ribosomal protein L30, whose amino-acid sequence MADAKRTLRVTQVKSAIGCPGDQGKTLRALGLGKINRTSDLVDNESVRGMIFKVKHLVTVEEI is encoded by the coding sequence ATGGCTGACGCTAAAAGGACGCTGCGCGTCACCCAGGTGAAGAGCGCCATCGGCTGCCCGGGCGACCAGGGCAAGACCCTGCGCGCGCTGGGCCTGGGCAAGATCAACCGCACGTCGGACCTCGTGGACAACGAGTCCGTGCGCGGCATGATCTTCAAGGTCAAGCACCTTGTGACCGTTGAGGAAATCTAA
- the rplO gene encoding 50S ribosomal protein L15, which produces MELKDLKPAEGSRKARKRVGRGNGSGTGKTSGRGMNGQKSRAGGGKGAGFEGGQTPLARRLPKLPGFKNINHVEYLPVNVKRLEEVFEAGDVVDGESLKAKGVIKHADALVKVLGDGEITKALTVKVDKVSASAKAKIEAAGGKVEEPC; this is translated from the coding sequence ATGGAACTCAAGGATCTCAAGCCGGCTGAAGGCTCCCGCAAGGCGCGCAAGCGCGTCGGCCGCGGCAACGGCTCCGGCACGGGCAAGACGTCCGGCCGCGGCATGAACGGCCAGAAGTCCCGCGCCGGCGGCGGCAAGGGCGCCGGTTTCGAGGGCGGCCAGACCCCGCTCGCGCGTCGTCTGCCGAAGCTGCCCGGCTTCAAGAACATCAACCATGTGGAGTACCTGCCCGTCAACGTCAAGCGTCTCGAGGAGGTCTTCGAGGCCGGCGACGTGGTGGACGGCGAGAGCCTCAAGGCCAAGGGCGTCATCAAGCACGCCGACGCGCTGGTGAAGGTGCTCGGCGACGGCGAGATCACCAAGGCGCTCACGGTCAAGGTCGACAAAGTGTCTGCTTCCGCCAAGGCGAAGATCGAGGCGGCCGGAGGAAAGGTCGAAGAGCCTTGCTAA